The stretch of DNA tataaatcttAAATTTGTCTATTTTGGGCTATAAAAATACATCATGAACAATTGAATATTTGCTGACTTTTATTTTATGTCTTGGTTCCCACGAGGTGATGATAACCGATCTTTTACAGTTGGTAGGATGAAAGTATCATCTAAAATGGAAGCAAAGTAGGTTATGGCTTCGAGCTATTATTTCGCACGTGATGTTAGAACCCAGAATATGGTTTGGTAGTTCTCGTTAATGTCAGATCATAATTAGTAGAAAAGAGATGCAAGATCAGGACGAATCTtctaaattcataaaaaatcgtCATCGTTCGAAATGAATCAGAAACTAGGAGAGGCTTATGCTTGCAATCGTGCAATGGAGATAGATGAAACTGATTTGTCAATGATTTAAAATAGAGTGCCTTTGCATCGATCGATGTGACATGTTTATTTCAAATCCAGAATGTGTAAGCCTTAAAGCATCTGTGTACATCGAATATGTCTATTGATCTCAGAAAATAGAAAGCATCACAACTTAAagcatttcatttcaaattcacaaatgtcaaaataatttaacatATTAACGTTACTAGATTTCGATTTTGAATTTAAGAATAAATTTgcttaaatttatatttttaaagatttatACGAGTGCAATTGACCTCGAATGAATATCCAAGGATAAAACAGGACGAAAATAAGGTTGAAAAATTCTTTTGTTTAGTTAGAATTTTCTTTCAGGTTGATTTGAATGAACTCGCAAAGAAATTAGTAGAAAGATTCCAAAGAAAAGTCTGAagttcaaatcaaattttactCTAGCTGTGAATCTCTGAAGTCATTGATACTTCTTTTTCTACAAGTTATACATATGTCAATACGGCCACTCAGAGATGTGTGGCTTTCCAATGAAACTCTCATTGTATGTAACACATTGTTATATGTATGAGATCGCAATTTAATACGGAGCcaaataacataaataaaaaaatgagtgtctGGATTGACACTTAATTGAAAAGAGTTATATAGAGTATTCAAATACGTCATAACTATGGCTTGTCTATCATCTAAGTACTCTATTTTCAACCGATACTACAAAACATCGTTATAGCAATTACGGCGTTACTGGCAGAACTGCAATTGACGATGAAATTTCACGAAAaagcaaataaatataaaaggaGTGTCAAGATTTATCAACACTTGCTGAAAATAACATCATACTATGGCATCATTGtcaaaattcaataatattttggcaAGAAGCATTGAACAAAGAACTCGTATCGATATAGGGCGCCAAATGCATTACACCAAACTAACtagaaatattataataatagaCACtcataaatatcatttaataaaattgatggtgaTATGATGATTGTATTAGTTTATATATGTAGCTTATGGAGTTGGAGATATATATGTTCGAAGATCAAACGAGtaaatttatagttttaaatataatttatcgCATTGAATCCCGAACGTTCCTACCAAGTCCGCTCTGAATTATGATAGAGACAGGGTTTGTCCTCTATGCTCTCCATATAACGAAGCGAACCCCGTACTGTCCAGATTCATGGCTTTCAGAACTAAGCCGATGCTTTACACTTACAATAATTCCGAATAACACCGATCTCCACAATACAATACAAATCGTATAATCGCCACTCGTTACTGCTTCCAATTATTGCGTCACAATCGCATTATGGAGGACAAAGTGGAAAAGTCTGTAGGTAGAATTTATATAGCAACGGCCATCCTGTGACATTTTGTCCAGTACTGTTTTTTTGCTCATGTATTCTTTATTGTCGGTCTTAAAACTGAGCTTTAAATGTTGTTGACaagatatatatactgtatGGATTCGAAGTCACAACAAAccgaatatatatatgttagaaAAAATGGCCTTTAGTTGTCCAGTCACTTTACcgcattgaaataataaatttttatatttacatcaTCAAGGTCATACTCAATGGAAATAAGCACATTTCAAATCATTGCATTCGTTGCTTGCTTGAACTTGATATGGGCTGCTTTGAACgaagcatttaaaaaaaataatcttatGTTGTGTGATAGCTTGGAACATAATATGTGATAGATAGACTAAGCTAGCGTATTAATTTCGAGATGTCAGTATCGACGAAGCTACCTGATACTAAATATGGAGATGTCCATTTTTGTTGACAATATTTTGATTTACATCATTCCCAGAAAATCTGCGACGAAATCACCGGATTTCCATTAGGTAAAACGATTCAATCTGTTTCGCGAGTAGAGTGAAATGATGGCGATATAACGGACGTTGATTATAATGATCAGCAGAGAATGAGCAATTAATTATGATCAATCACATCAATGGTAACTTCGATAAGTTGCAAACGATTTTACAATGACTGGTTGGGTGTAGGGTCAGGAGATTTATTAATGTGGTTCAGTGATAATATAGTGTGGTTTAGTGATAAAAATCATATCCATTCTATAACGCGTGTATATTCTGCTATTCAGCTTTAGAGCAGTTGAAAAACAGTAAACGGCACGTGAAAATAAAAggactattatatatatatatatcgtatcCGTTCAAAGTTTTGAATGGAATGACTGGCAATCGGTTGTGCTTAACTGTGGGTACAAATAAAATACTCCGTTTAGAGAAAAAACTTCATTAACAGAATGCTATAGCTATAATATAAATACATTACTACATTCGTTGTTCTCTATTATTTTGAACCCAAAGCCTTCGGTAGATGAACTGGACCGGGTTTGAAGTTGTATGGATGTATATGTAGCACATGTATTAACTCGCTGTATTAGATAGGGTGAACGTATTTAGTACATTTTGTTCATATTAAATAGCATACACAATATTAATTATGTTTGGAGATTCCattaaaaaaagtataaaacGAAGTCGAAAATCAAGTGGCGACAAGGAAGAGATCATACTACACGACGATTACGACAAAGGTGAGACGAAATCTTATTAATTAAGATGTGACTATAAAGTTGCTTTGTTAATTTTATGATGTAACTAACAATCATTAAGAAAACTTGAATAGTTTTTACTCACTACATTTATATACAGTCAAATGTAGTGAGTAAAAACTATGCATAtagtggtcaaaataatatataatcatCGATGATCCTGTGTGAAAACCTAAGCAGATGAAACGTCATAAAAAGTTATGTAATATTCAATTCTGGAAATTTAGTCTACAAATAGCCGTAGGGTTTTGCTTTTTATCAATCCTGAAGCAACAgtctgttttaaaacaagggaggtttaaaataaatctttttctttatgttttgtattatttattcaaataccCCTAACATCGCCGTAAAACTACGCCAAAATGTTGCGTTCTGGCAGCTGCACTCGCTGCCGGaataataatttcgaaaatgaaagaaaaaattcTTGCTTTGACTTTCACCTCCATCGCGTGACTTTATCGCCAAGATATCAGGAGACGCTTGAGTATAAAAGCAAGAAAAATCAAGAAACATAGATCACGGGCCTACTACAATCAAAAAGCAGTTGGATCAAGGATCCGCTCACCGCCTCGGCAAAACAAGTGCGTCACAATAATGAAGAAAATACTTAGATCGGAGGCAACCAGGACCGAATCATGCCATTCAGGGACCTTAAGGACTTAAGATTTTGGTGCCCAACGTTTAGAAAATAGTAATAATGAAACTGGTTGTGTGGTATCTGAAATTAAATAAGCGATTTTCAGTATTCATTGCTAATTGAGGACCAAGTAACGAttcattttcatgattttttcgAAAACAGTTGTCATACTTACAAAGATTGATAGAGAGGGGTAAGATGACACTTAAGAATTTTATTTCAGTCTGGCCAATACTGAGGTCTGTGTCGACTAGACACTCGAATTGTTGCATTAAACACTGAGGCACCATTGAAAAATCTTTTGtggaaatttctgtggtgccctcTTGTTCTCGGTGCACTAAccacgtgcttattttgctcAGTGATTAATCCAACACTGGCGGAAACCTACGTAGGTTCGAATCAGGGCCCGATTTAGACGATGAGACATTCTAGGACCTAGGTTATGCTAATTGTAAGACCCCTCTGTAACAATGACGTCACAACTAAGCTGTCATTTACGTCATAATAGAGATTTCTAGTTTATTTATGTATGTATCTTGCCCGTAGCTAAAGTTTTCTAATTCATGTAatttaaaactgcacttgtgaTAACATTATACAAAGCGTCATGATACCAGAAACCGACGTTATATTACTCGTTTTTAGTGAGATATGGCAtagtaaaattatttataataatgctTACATTCTTTATTGCTTGGATGAATTAGTATATATGGCTAtatatcgatatttttttcgtaaaataaatGCATTATTGCGGTAAaaactgttcggttaatttaaaTTAGTAAACTTCGTTTTGGGATTTATTAAAGCATTAGAATTTTTCAGAGTtctacaaatttatttattcagccgtatttcaattttttaacgGTAAATATTTGGAACAAGAATTGTTAACCTGGATAACAAACAAGAAATCTATAAAGTTTTAATCTGACATTATTCTGGAATATGCCTTTACAATTTAAaacgatttaaaatgaataatagttCAAAATTGATTGTTAAGGCCTCGAGGCTCCTAGGCTTTAGTACATCTTGTCTTATTATATTGTTGTTTCGAGGGGTGCTTCGCttaatggcttatcggttgcgtcttgctccgccaaccacgtttgcggaCGCATTACGCTACAGCATGAGTGTATGGGCAAgtcatcgatatttgtggccTTCCGAGGGGTTTATTGCGAATAAGCGGCTTTTGGCAAGTTCATCATCAAATGATACAGCCGTTTCAAACAAAAAAGGCAAAAAAATCTTGAACGAATCCCTTAATAATAGCCGGACTAATTAGCATCCATATCTAAAATATGTTCATTGATACAAGTTATGTCCTCGATTAATTAAAGTATCGCAAAATAATACCTGATATGAATGACCCTGTTGCCAAGGTCTGATTTACCGATTTATCAAAGTACGCCGCATAGCAAACTTTCTTACTTTTGTGATATGAAACGACAATTTGTTTTTGGCATTTTGTCTCCATCCATGATCAGAAATGAATTTCTACAGAGTCAGATCAAAGTTCAACTtcaaataacaaaacaacaaaaatgcaGGATCAAGACAAATCCACTAATTCCCGAAAAAACTCGTCAACGTTTGAAATGAATCAGAAACAAGGAAAGTGTGGTGCTTGTAATCCTGCAATGGAACTGGATGAAACAGATTTGACAATGATCGGAGATGGAGGGCCTTTTCAGCGATCAATATCTATATCAAACCCAGATGCTGTAAGTTGTAAAGCTGTCTCCACAGAATATGTCAACTGTCTCAATTTTTTCTGAATATACGAATCACCACATTGTCATGTACTTTATATCAAATGGGAAACCTTTTAAATTAACCTGATTTCAATGTATTCAAAAATCTACTCGTTACTCGCTTTTAGAGTTTTAGATTTTACAATGTACTTTCAGAGATTCAGACGAGAGAAATTGGCAAGAAACGGCCAAGATGAAACAGGATGAACATATGGATGGActattcataatatatatatattttattctaaatatatattattggttacttagaattttttttcaggttGATTTGGACGAACTTGTGAAGAAATTACGGGAAAGATTTCAAAAGAAAGTCAGAAAGTGTGAAGTTCGAATTAAATTCTACTCTGGTTGTGAATCTCTGATGACATTAGCACTTCTGTCTCTCCAAGTTTTACAAATGGCAATACAGCCACTCAGAGATGTCTGGCTTTCTAATGAAACTCTCATTGTATGTAACTCATTGAATTGTTTATAATAccataattaaaaaatgaagtaaaattacATAATAAATGAGAGTGAGTTTCAatttgcatactactgaaaatAGTTGTACCGAACActtcaatatttttatcttaattttattttgtataacaTCTACGTAGGCTACACTATTTTTAACAGATCCTACAAAACATCCTAATAGCAATAACGGCGCTACTTGCTGGACTACAACTGAAGATGAAATTCAATGATAGAGCCGATAGATATAGGAAAGGCGTCAAGATTTATCACCACTTGCTAAAAATTACATCATACTACAGCATCATGGCAGAAAGTGGCGGAAGACCTGACTATAAAAACTCAATACGACTTTGGCAAGAAGCATTGAACAAAGAACTTGTATCTTTAGAGAGCGATAACAATTCGTAAAATTTCGTAATAAACATTGAAGCTGTGTTATACCAAACTAACCACAAATATTACGATAGTAGACATTTCTGGAAATATTACCCATTTTAAAAGCAATGATAGGGATACGATGATTTTAGTAGTttattaattgtattttatgctATACCAGAAATTCGAGTTAAACATATATCTCAGATGATCATCTATGACGATTTATTGTATGTGTAAAACTGTTTCTTTGTTTATCGGTACTACGTCCCATTGACCACGTATCGTCAAAAGTTAATGTATCCGTATCAATTCAGTGttcaaaatatatgtatattctagaaacaagattttattaggGATTTGTAAGAGTAAGTATTTAAAAGTATACAAAAACCACCATTTTTTCCTTCGACAAGCGGGTTATTTGAAAACTAATACATTCATCCCACGTCGAACAAGTCAGATTTTCGGATTCTCCGAGGGTGCAGTCCGGATTGAAGATGGGAAGTTTATGACGACGAATAGCTAACAAAATCAGTTTGACAATGCTGGTCGGAAGAACGACTTATTTGAATTTGAAGCAGCGATTTGCGTTGCCAAGCGCAAACTAAATACTAATAAGATTTTCGTGTTAACACAAGGTGGCGTAAAAGATAAGATTTTGTTCGCCAGATAACCCACGCAAATTCACGTTGcgttcttctttttcttctctCATTTGATAAGTCATACAAATCGCTGTTACTAATACAAACAATATTAATAGAATTAATTATTACGCATTGGTACTTGCAACGTGCGTGTCTACGAAGTTCACAAAAGTTATCTCTGACGTAAAATCACCAACGAAGGACATCGCAACATATACCGGCGCTGGAAGAGAATAATCTCGCGGGAAGAAAACCCGCGAAAGATATAGTCGTCGCTTTTGCATGACATTTTGCAAACACGATAAGAAGCTCGAAGATGCCGCGACACAAGCAACAGAGACCGAGGCACATTATAGAGCACGACGAAGAAAATGGAGGTAAGTTTGATACGTGGTTTTCTGATATCTGTTGCCTAACTTTTCGTGGTTCCAGCTAAGTAAATAATTATGGCATTTTCAAGAATACCCGACGATAATTTTACCTACCAATATGTCCCACCAAACGCTTTTTCGGCGGTTTTACCTTTGAATTTGATCggccaataaaaaaaatcatttggtTCACATTTTGTTGATTTCTGTTGCGATGATCTTCCCTATTCTTCAAACTTTATTACAACAGAATGATGTACTTTCACACTATCAAAACACAGTAATAATTAGGTCGTGTAATgcctaaaaataaatgatatttctGGCTTTATCAGCTTATTTTAAATGATCTCTTATTTGGCTCTAAGTTGTTCAAATGCACGCGGGCCATCTAAAATCTCGAGATGACTTTCTCAGGAAACTCGTATGGAACAGCCTTGTGCGTTTCTGGTTAATTTTCAATATGATTCATTCATTCTACGGTGTACGAATTAATTGT from Styela clava chromosome 14, kaStyClav1.hap1.2, whole genome shotgun sequence encodes:
- the LOC120340939 gene encoding uncharacterized protein LOC120340939, whose product is MFGDSIKKSIKRSRKSSGDKEEIILHDDYDKESDQSSTSNNKTTKMQDQDKSTNSRKNSSTFEMNQKQGKCGACNPAMELDETDLTMIGDGGPFQRSISISNPDAVDLDELVKKLRERFQKKVRKCEVRIKFYSGCESLMTLALLSLQVLQMAIQPLRDVWLSNETLIILQNILIAITALLAGLQLKMKFNDRADRYRKGVKIYHHLLKITSYYSIMAESGGRPDYKNSIRLWQEALNKELVSLESDNNS